The Candidatus Hydrogenedentota bacterium genome contains the following window.
GTCCACGTGGGCAGGATTGCCCTGCACGTTCATACGTCTAACGGGGTGCAATCTCCGGTGTGTCTGGTGCGACACGGAATATGCCTTTCACGGCGGCGCCAAAATGACGCTGGATCAAATCGTAGCCCAGTGCGACGCGCTCGACTGCGCGCTCATCGAGATCACCGGCGGCGAACCCCTGCTACAGAAGGGGTGCGGGGCGCTCGCGCAACTCCTGCTCGACAACGGATACACGGTGCTGTGCGAGACGAGCGGCTCGCTGCCCATCGACCGCATGCCGGATCAAGTCATCAAGATCATGGACCTCAAGTGTCCCGATAGCGGGGAAGCAGAAAAGAACGATTGGACAAATGTCGCCCGCTTGTCTTCGCGCGATGAAGTGAAGTTCGTCATCGCGAGCCGCAACGACTACGAATGGAGCCGCGATGTCGTGCGCGCCCA
Protein-coding sequences here:
- a CDS encoding radical SAM protein — protein: MTTERITSPISDSPAANDPRTATLAVTEIYKSVQGESTWAGLPCTFIRLTGCNLRCVWCDTEYAFHGGAKMTLDQIVAQCDALDCALIEITGGEPLLQKGCGALAQLLLDNGYTVLCETSGSLPIDRMPDQVIKIMDLKCPDSGEAEKNDWTNVARLSSRDEVKFVIASRNDYEWSRDVVRAHDLPSRCKQVLFSPVFGSVDPKDIVEWILEDRLDVRFQLQLHKFIWPPQQRGV